From Heteronotia binoei isolate CCM8104 ecotype False Entrance Well chromosome 17, APGP_CSIRO_Hbin_v1, whole genome shotgun sequence, one genomic window encodes:
- the LOC132585758 gene encoding IgGFc-binding protein-like, which translates to MFQASVNLLFSMRMMEFWAKICILWGMSAAPALMVVGLIPTTFASSPLGKEFAIAFMQNGLQRTSQGDFKLIISGYAPNTSVTINMERPALRAKTQVNDGQFLSVTIPHEAEMVGTDLFDNAVIVRADKDISILSVNKKPSSVDTTIVYPVTTLGTEYYIITPTVGTDRYGEFAIVAWEEPTSIDVYLKGTVTFQGKTYYRGSKISIALNPYQAVQLQSEVDVSGTKIVSQKPVAVYSGHTCITRKISCDHVSEQLLPVSGWGTNFIVPSLPFDTEHDIVYVSTSQNARVDALTGMRKSSRTVVGAQSMFYGIQGSTAMSLSASSGIQVIFFCDGGTHGHLRYDPFFMAIPPVTSYCQAYNIYGQDQFENYALIIAKSSETSGITLDKRQLRNLQWKPIPGTEFSWASHSLGSRYTVHKMEHPTSPFGLLSVGVGLEKAYGSPAICTKDPCNELQCRAKETCKVQNGQASCIPEYKGTCQVSTSHNVQTFDGLAVDLQDPCSYTVVKACSSDSNLVPFIVEEKSSNTEGDAAFKMQLTHIKVYDYNITISRGEGAQIMVNGAVASLPATLQDGKIKLSKNDGMPTIETDFGLQVMHDNNFTVVLTLPSSYYGATCGLCGNFNKERDDDMTYPNGTQASSNTDWVSSWEVPDSACSACDESQEELYSHEKYCGVISKVSGGPFRDCHSTVSPSEYFKECILEMCLNKGDKDTLQQMVEAYATACQEADITAIDWKMLYSCGMLHPVRQMNESPIPGSTLTSIQRPTGTLLYPYGTSQGDSKNEKSDDGASAGITISVPFTFYGKPYRTLYVNNNGVVSFGVRVSQFTPNPFPLDGGSPFVAPYWGDVDNVKGGDIFWRQSQDPSLLRWCTEDINRYFPGIPFAAAWAFVATWDRVAYYGSTSSKVNTFQAVLITNRRMSFIMLNYAGIQWTTGTASGGNEATGLGGTPAQAGFDSGDKTNYYTIPSSRTPDIINIGRTTNVGVPGRWVFQVDRSVVPASAERVECPL; encoded by the exons CTTCTGTCAATCTGTTGTTCAGCATGCGGATGATGGAATTCTGGGCCAAAATATGCATTCTGTGGG gAATGTCAGCTGCTCCTGCCTTGATGGTCGTCGGCCTGATCCCAACGACATTTGCCTCAAGTCCTTTAGGAAAAGAATTTGCCATAGCTTTCATGCAGAACGGCTTGCAACGAACATCTCAGGGGGATTTCAAGCTGATCATCTCAGGCTATGCTCCTAACACATCTGTTACTATCAATATGGAACGGCCAGCATTGAGGGCAAAGACCCAGGTGAACGACGGTCAGTTCCTGTCGGTGACAATCCCACatgaagcagagatggttggaaCTGATTTATTTGACAACGCAGTCATTGTCCGGGCTGACAAAGATATCTCCATCCTCTCAGTCAATAAGAAACCTAGCTCAGTGGATACGACCATTGTCTATCCGGTGACAACCTTAGGAACTGAGTATTACATCATCACTCCAACTGTAGGTACAGATCGCTATGGAGAGTTTGCCATTGTCGCCTGGGAGGAGCCCACATCCATTGACGTCTACCTGAAAGGGACTGTGACATTTCAGGGGAAAACATATTACCGTGGGAGCAAGATTTCCATTGCCCTTAATCCTTACCAAGCTGTCCAGCTACAAAGCGAGGTGGATGTCTCTGGTACAAAAATAGTCTCTCAGAAACCAGTGGCTGTTTACAGCGGCCACACATGCATCACTAGAAAAATCTCTTGTGACCACGTTTCTGAGCAGCTGTTGCCTGTTTCTGGATGGGGTACCAACTTCATTGTCCCCTCTCTTCCCTTTGACACAGAGCATGACATAGTGTATGTTTCCACGTCCCAAAATGCTCGAGTTGATGCTCTGACAGGAATGAGGAAGAGCAGCAGGACTGTGGTTGGTGCTCAATCAATGTTCTATGGCATTCAAGGCTCAACCGCCATGTCCCTCTCAGCTAGCTCAGGCATTCAAGTTATCTTCTTCTGTGATGGTGGCACCCATGGCCATCTCCGCTATGACCCTTTCTTCATGGCAATCCCTCCAGTCACTAGTTACTGCCAGGCTTACAACATCTATGGGCAGGACCAATTTGAGAACTATGCTCTGATCATTGCCAAATCATCAGAGACTTCTGGGATCACCTTGGACAAGCGACAACTGAGAAATCTCCAGTGGAAACCAATTCCTGGCACTGAATTCTCCTGGGCATCACACAGCTTAGGCAGCAGATACACAGTGCATAAAATGGAGCACCCCACCTCCCCTTTTGGGCTGCTAAGTGTTGGGGTTGGACTTGAGAAGGCATATGGCTCTCCAGCAATTTGTACAAAAG ATCCCTGCAACGAGCTGCAGTGCCGAGCAAAGGAAACATGCAAAGTGCAGAATGGTCAAGCAAGTTGCATCCCTGAGTACAAAGGGACCTGTCAAGTCTCTACGTCCCATAATGTTCAGACCTTTGATGGACTCGCCGTAGACCTCCAAGACCCTTGCTCCTACACTGTTGTGAAGGCCTGCAGTAGTGACTCCAACCTTGTACCTTTCATAGTTGAAGAAAAGAGCAGCAACACAGAGGGTGATGCTGCCTTCAAGATGCAGCTTACCCATATCAAGGTCTATGATTACAACATCACCATTAGCAGGGGAGAAGGTGCCCAAATCATG GTAAATGGTGCAGTGGCCAGCCTCCCAGCCACCCTGCAAGATGGGAAAATCAAACTCTCCAAGAATGATGGAATGCCCACCATTGAAACAGATTTTGGCCTCCAGGTGATGCACGACAATAACTTCACAGTCGTGCTGACCCTCCCGAGTAGCTACTATGGAGCCACCTGCGGACTCTGCGGGAATTTCAACAAAGAGAGAGATGATGACATGACTTATCCCAATGGCACTCAAGCCTCTTCCAATACAGACTGGGTCAGCAGTTGGGAAGTCCCGGACAGTGCCTGCTCAGCCTGTGACGAGAGCCAGGAGGAGCTGTACAGTCATGAAAAGTATTGCGGTGTGATCAGCAAAGTTTCAGGAGGACCCTTCAGAGACTGCCACTCCACAGTGAGCCCTTCTGAGTACTTCAAAGAATGCATCCTTGAAATGTGTTTAAACAAAGGGGACAAAGACACGCTGCAGCAAATGGTGGAGGCCTATGCCACTGCTTGCCAGGAAGCAGACATTACTGCAATTGACTGGAAAATGCTGTATAGCTGTGGAATGCTGCACCCTGTCCGCCAGATGAATGAGAGTCCCATCCCAG GATCAACACTGACTTCTATCCAGAGACCAACAG GAACTTTGCTGTATCCTTATGGGACATCTCAAGGCGACAGCAAGAATGAGAAATCAGATGATGGAGCATCTGCAGGGATCACCATTTCTGTTCCTTTCACCTTCTATGGCAAGCCATACCGCACCCTCTAT GTAAACaacaatggtgtggtctcatttggtgtGAGAGTCTCACAGTTCACACCTAACCCTTTCCCACTGGATGGTGGGTCACCCTTTGTGGCTCCATACTGGGGTGATGTTGACAATGTGAAAGGTGGGGATATTTTCTGGAGGCAATCTCAGGATCCCAGCTTGCTTAGGTGGTGCACTGAAGACATCAATCGGTACTTTCCTGGGATCCCATTCGCTGCTGCCTGGGCCTTTGTCGCTACCTGGGACCGTGTGGCCTATTATGGGTCTACTTCAAGCAAG GTCAACACCTTCCAGGCTGTTTTGATCACCAACAGGCGAATGTCCTTCATCATGTTGAATTATGCTGGCATCCAGTGGACCACGGGGACAGCAAGTGGTGGGAATGAAGCCACAGGCCTCGGAGGAACCCCAGCACAG GCTGGATTTGACAGTGGAGACAAAACCAATTACTATACCATCCCTTCTTCCCGAACCCCTGATATCATCAATATCGGGAGGACCACCAATGTGGGGGTGCCCGGGCGTTGGGTGTTCCAAGTGGATAGATCTGTGGTTCCAGCCTCCGCAGAGAGAGTTGAATGTCCACTGTGA